Proteins encoded by one window of Candidatus Sumerlaea chitinivorans:
- a CDS encoding Metallo-beta-lactamase family protein, RNA-specific, giving the protein MRVTLYGAARTVTGSAYHVETQTGSVLVDFGMVQGHDKENHANAIPPTLDLDKLGAVLLTHAHLDHCGRLPLLIKAGWKGPIYATPATREMASLILHDAAKVQAQDLERENRRRMRAGEEPVGPLYTQDDVDATMALFRTVEYDSPIPILPGITAKWVEAGHILGSTSIELTLEENGRRHVAIFSGDIGHLGAPVLRDPVRFCAADSVFMESTYGDRDHKSLAETLKETEDIIREAVARKAKILVPSFAVGRTQQLIYHLAALFRDGRLPQFPIYLDSPMAQEATRIYLRHPELYDEEAMELHRTGQLERDFSAVRFCATADESRALNSMEGPMLIMAGSGMCTAGRILHHLRNNLWKPNTYVLIVGFQAQGTLGRLLVEGRPKVKIFGEEIAVKASIHTLNGFSAHAGQSELLAWLGCVAHTKPQVYLTHGEPHAQEALAATIERAYGLTPQMPEYGIPIAL; this is encoded by the coding sequence ATGCGTGTGACACTTTATGGCGCAGCGCGGACTGTGACGGGGTCTGCGTACCATGTGGAGACACAAACTGGCAGTGTTCTCGTGGATTTCGGGATGGTGCAAGGCCACGACAAAGAGAACCACGCGAATGCCATACCACCGACGTTAGATTTAGATAAACTTGGGGCAGTGCTACTCACCCATGCGCATCTCGACCATTGCGGTCGGCTACCTCTGCTCATCAAAGCTGGCTGGAAAGGGCCGATCTATGCTACTCCCGCCACGCGCGAGATGGCCTCTCTGATTCTTCATGATGCGGCAAAGGTTCAAGCGCAGGATTTGGAGCGCGAGAACCGTCGGCGCATGCGGGCTGGGGAAGAGCCTGTCGGCCCACTTTACACGCAGGACGATGTCGACGCCACCATGGCGCTGTTTCGGACCGTGGAATATGACTCTCCTATTCCGATCCTGCCGGGGATAACTGCGAAGTGGGTGGAGGCTGGTCACATTTTGGGGTCCACAAGCATCGAGCTCACACTGGAGGAAAACGGTCGCCGACACGTCGCGATTTTCTCCGGCGATATTGGGCACTTGGGAGCACCCGTCCTGCGTGACCCCGTACGTTTTTGTGCCGCAGATTCAGTGTTTATGGAGTCCACCTATGGCGACCGTGACCACAAGAGCCTTGCCGAAACCTTGAAAGAAACCGAGGATATTATTCGAGAGGCAGTGGCGAGGAAGGCCAAGATCCTTGTCCCTTCCTTTGCGGTGGGGCGCACGCAGCAGCTTATTTATCACCTTGCAGCGCTCTTTCGGGATGGGCGACTCCCCCAATTTCCAATTTACCTCGATAGCCCCATGGCACAGGAGGCCACGCGGATTTATTTGCGCCATCCCGAGCTGTACGATGAGGAAGCGATGGAACTGCATCGCACCGGACAACTCGAGCGTGATTTCTCGGCGGTACGCTTCTGCGCGACCGCCGACGAGTCGCGTGCGCTGAACAGCATGGAAGGCCCCATGTTGATTATGGCGGGGTCGGGAATGTGCACCGCTGGGCGAATCCTGCATCACCTGCGCAACAACCTTTGGAAGCCGAACACGTACGTTCTGATTGTTGGTTTTCAGGCACAAGGAACATTGGGAAGGCTGTTGGTGGAAGGCCGGCCTAAGGTGAAAATTTTTGGAGAAGAGATCGCAGTGAAGGCCTCCATTCACACACTCAACGGGTTTAGCGCTCACGCTGGGCAATCGGAACTTCTGGCGTGGCTGGGTTGTGTCGCACACACGAAGCCGCAAGTGTATCTGACCCACGGCGAACCTCACGCTCAAGAGGCGCTGGCCGCCACTATCGAGCGCGCGTATGGGCTGACGCCGCAAATGCCTGAATACGGAATACCTATTGCCCTTTAG
- a CDS encoding peptidase, M16 family — MEQVRKIVLPNGVRIVLERIPYVRSASVGIWLEVGSRNEHEHEHGLSHFIEHMLFKGTRRKDALALSNEMNALGGNFNAFTTQENIVISAKVMDEHLSAAIDLLAEIYFESTFLPAEIDRERNVVLEEIKMYNDTPDELVLDVYLDHLYAEHSLGRPILGTPERVENFTQADILRYIAREFAPDRIVVAIAGNFDQRRIEPQLRRIFERLHPNGWERNPLVPPAPTYRSHNVDRMTEQVHFCMGTDGPPRNSEDRYAFAILSTILGGGTSSRIFQEVREKRGLAYSIGTFDCSFRDAGCIAVTGGTSPRNIHKVIHICLEQVKKLYTEGVTTEEVESARQQIKSSIILGMENSSTRMARLAECEIFFGEYLPVDDVIARLNAITPEDVQATAEKYLKDRPISFASIGPEKKFEPYLGGMTF, encoded by the coding sequence ATGGAACAAGTTCGCAAAATCGTCCTACCGAATGGCGTGCGCATCGTCCTTGAGAGGATTCCGTACGTCCGCAGTGCGTCGGTGGGGATCTGGTTGGAAGTGGGAAGCCGGAACGAACACGAGCACGAGCACGGGCTGTCGCACTTTATCGAGCACATGCTTTTCAAGGGCACGCGCCGCAAGGATGCTCTCGCCCTCTCGAACGAAATGAACGCTCTCGGCGGCAATTTCAACGCGTTCACCACACAGGAAAACATCGTTATTTCGGCGAAGGTGATGGACGAGCATCTTTCGGCCGCGATTGATCTGCTGGCGGAGATCTATTTCGAGAGCACGTTCTTACCCGCAGAAATCGACCGCGAACGCAATGTGGTGCTCGAGGAAATCAAGATGTATAACGACACGCCAGACGAGCTGGTGCTCGACGTGTACCTCGACCACTTATACGCGGAACACTCGTTGGGACGGCCGATTCTGGGCACTCCGGAACGGGTTGAGAACTTTACTCAGGCGGACATTCTGCGCTACATTGCTCGCGAATTCGCCCCTGACCGTATCGTGGTCGCGATTGCTGGGAATTTCGATCAGCGGCGCATCGAACCTCAGCTTCGGCGCATTTTCGAGCGACTCCATCCCAACGGCTGGGAGCGAAATCCCCTAGTGCCCCCCGCTCCAACTTACCGAAGCCACAACGTGGATCGAATGACCGAACAGGTGCATTTCTGCATGGGGACCGATGGGCCGCCACGCAATAGCGAGGACCGTTACGCGTTTGCAATTCTGAGCACCATCCTCGGTGGCGGAACCTCCTCGCGTATCTTTCAGGAAGTGCGCGAAAAACGGGGTCTCGCGTACTCAATTGGGACCTTTGATTGCTCATTCCGGGACGCTGGGTGCATCGCTGTGACGGGCGGGACGAGCCCGCGCAACATCCACAAGGTGATTCACATTTGCCTCGAGCAGGTGAAGAAGCTCTACACGGAAGGGGTGACCACTGAAGAGGTCGAAAGCGCGCGTCAGCAGATCAAAAGCTCCATCATTCTTGGTATGGAGAATAGCTCGACGCGTATGGCGCGGTTAGCGGAGTGTGAGATTTTCTTTGGCGAATATCTGCCGGTGGATGATGTGATCGCGCGGCTCAATGCAATCACGCCCGAAGACGTTCAGGCGACGGCAGAGAAATATCTGAAAGATCGGCCGATCTCGTTTGCCTCCATTGGCCCTGAGAAGAAGTTCGAACCCTATCTCGGAGGCATGACGTTCTAA
- a CDS encoding Adenylylsulfate kinase translates to MALTRQKPCCVWLTGLSACGKSTIAMALEQVLIQQGHVAYVLDGDNIRHGLNKNLGFSPEDRAENIRRIGEVAKLFVDAGLIVITSFISPYREDRDRVRQLLAPGEFIEVFVDAPIEVCASRDPKGLYEKAMRGEIKGFTGVSPDAPYEPPLAPELHLRTDQMSVEECVAAIMDYLETHGHFQVAAGPPPTAVA, encoded by the coding sequence ATGGCGCTCACTCGCCAGAAACCATGCTGCGTTTGGCTGACCGGCTTGTCTGCTTGCGGCAAAAGCACGATTGCGATGGCCCTTGAGCAAGTGCTCATCCAACAGGGGCACGTTGCTTATGTCCTCGATGGCGACAACATTCGGCACGGCCTCAACAAGAACCTTGGCTTCTCGCCCGAGGATCGTGCGGAGAATATCCGGCGCATAGGCGAAGTGGCGAAGTTATTTGTGGATGCTGGGCTCATCGTGATTACCAGCTTCATTAGCCCGTATCGAGAGGATCGTGACCGGGTTCGTCAGTTGTTGGCCCCCGGGGAGTTCATCGAAGTCTTTGTGGATGCGCCCATCGAAGTGTGCGCCTCTCGTGATCCCAAAGGGCTCTACGAGAAGGCCATGCGGGGTGAAATCAAAGGTTTTACTGGGGTATCTCCCGACGCCCCCTACGAACCACCCCTTGCCCCCGAGCTTCACCTCCGGACAGACCAGATGAGCGTCGAGGAATGCGTGGCAGCAATCATGGATTACCTCGAGACACACGGACATTTTCAAGTTGCAGCAGGCCCCCCACCCACGGCTGTGGCCTAA
- a CDS encoding Cytochrome d ubiquinol oxidase subunit I, whose translation MDAVTLSRLQFALTVAFHYIFVPLSIGLGAIMVIVEAMYLKTRLKVYENMARFWTRIFAVTFAMGVASGIVMEFQFGTNWATYSRFVGDVFGSALAAEGIFAFFLESGFLAVLVFGWDRVSPRVHFFATLMVCLGSIFSAVWIIVANSWQQTPAGFHIVEHMGEQRAEITNFWEVVFNPSSVNRLTHTVIGAFLLGAFFVMSVCAYYILKNRHVDGAKRSFTIALVFATVMAIAQLLTGHSSARQVAFTQPAKLAAFEGLFKTPEGGAPLYLFGHPDSVREEVRFGVQIPKALSILVHGDPNKPVTGLDKFKPEDRPPVAITFHSYHIMVGLGMLFIAVTLYASFLRWRGTLFEKRWLMWFFVFAVALPYIANQLGWIAAEVGRQPWVVYGLLRTADAVSKSVSASEVAASIVMFSVIYILLFIIWIYVMNDKIQHGPDEVPEAPEKTEVKELLGTAAEIKSPASLENA comes from the coding sequence ATGGACGCTGTCACCCTCAGTCGCTTGCAGTTTGCACTCACGGTGGCCTTTCACTATATCTTTGTCCCCCTCTCAATCGGCTTAGGAGCCATTATGGTGATTGTGGAGGCGATGTACCTGAAGACGCGCTTAAAAGTTTACGAGAATATGGCGCGGTTCTGGACGCGCATCTTCGCAGTGACTTTTGCGATGGGAGTCGCCAGCGGCATCGTGATGGAGTTTCAGTTTGGAACCAATTGGGCAACCTATTCGCGATTCGTAGGCGATGTGTTTGGATCGGCACTTGCTGCGGAGGGAATCTTTGCCTTTTTCCTCGAATCAGGCTTTCTGGCAGTGCTGGTGTTTGGCTGGGACCGTGTCTCACCGCGAGTGCACTTTTTTGCTACGCTCATGGTCTGCCTTGGCTCGATTTTCTCCGCGGTATGGATTATTGTCGCGAACTCATGGCAGCAGACGCCGGCAGGGTTTCACATCGTTGAGCATATGGGGGAACAACGCGCGGAGATCACGAATTTCTGGGAAGTCGTCTTCAATCCCTCAAGCGTCAACCGCCTCACCCACACGGTGATCGGGGCGTTCCTTCTTGGCGCGTTCTTCGTGATGAGTGTCTGTGCTTACTACATTTTGAAGAATCGTCATGTGGATGGTGCAAAACGCTCGTTCACGATTGCTTTAGTTTTTGCCACGGTGATGGCCATTGCCCAGCTTCTCACGGGACATTCCAGCGCGCGGCAAGTAGCGTTTACGCAGCCGGCCAAACTTGCCGCCTTTGAGGGATTATTCAAAACGCCCGAGGGTGGCGCACCCTTGTATCTTTTCGGCCACCCCGATTCAGTTCGAGAAGAAGTGCGCTTTGGGGTGCAAATTCCCAAGGCACTGAGCATCCTCGTGCATGGAGATCCCAATAAACCGGTTACAGGGCTGGACAAGTTCAAACCTGAAGACCGTCCGCCGGTTGCCATCACTTTCCATAGCTACCACATCATGGTGGGGCTGGGGATGCTGTTCATCGCGGTGACACTCTATGCGTCGTTCCTACGTTGGCGCGGCACACTGTTTGAAAAGCGGTGGCTTATGTGGTTCTTTGTCTTCGCGGTGGCGCTTCCGTACATCGCGAACCAGCTTGGATGGATTGCCGCGGAAGTTGGACGTCAGCCTTGGGTTGTGTATGGGCTTTTGCGCACAGCCGATGCCGTTTCAAAGTCGGTAAGCGCCAGCGAGGTGGCGGCCTCGATCGTCATGTTCAGTGTCATCTACATTTTGTTGTTCATCATCTGGATCTATGTGATGAACGACAAGATCCAGCACGGGCCGGACGAGGTTCCTGAGGCCCCTGAGAAAACAGAAGTAAAAGAATTGCTCGGCACCGCAGCCGAGATCAAATCCCCTGCTTCGTTGGAGAATGCGTAA
- a CDS encoding Cytochrome d ubiquinol oxidase subunit II, which translates to MNETGMLDLNLLWYFLVGALLTGYAVLDGFDLGVGTLHLFARTDLERRILMNSIGPVWDGNEVWLVTAGGALFAAFPKAYATAFSGFYLAFMILLWALIFRAVALEFRSKRPSRVWRNAWDVAFFLASTVSSFLFGVAVGNMMQGLPIGPDGEYAGTLIDLLTPYPILVGVFNVAMFAMHGAIYLYLKTEGELQERVRGWIWRAYGTFLFLYVLTTIVTLIQVPNATRNFRDFPWVWAIVILTVLAIANIPRAVYHGYPVRALISSGCAMAGLIFLFGIALFPNLIISTISPEYNLTAYTAASSQKTLGIMAIMAAIGMPFVLGYTSIIYWIFRGKVKLDKMSY; encoded by the coding sequence ATGAACGAGACGGGTATGCTTGATCTGAACTTGTTGTGGTATTTCCTCGTCGGAGCACTATTGACAGGCTATGCGGTTTTGGATGGGTTCGATTTGGGGGTTGGGACCCTGCACCTGTTCGCGCGCACAGATCTTGAGCGACGCATTCTAATGAACTCCATCGGCCCCGTATGGGATGGCAATGAAGTCTGGCTTGTCACAGCGGGAGGAGCGCTCTTTGCAGCATTTCCCAAAGCCTATGCGACGGCGTTCTCAGGATTCTATCTGGCGTTTATGATTTTGCTCTGGGCGCTGATCTTCCGTGCAGTCGCATTGGAGTTCAGGAGCAAACGCCCCTCAAGAGTTTGGCGCAATGCATGGGATGTCGCCTTCTTTCTCGCAAGCACGGTCTCGTCGTTCCTCTTTGGGGTGGCAGTTGGAAATATGATGCAGGGCCTTCCCATTGGACCGGATGGAGAATACGCCGGCACGCTGATTGACCTGCTGACGCCGTATCCGATTCTGGTCGGGGTATTCAACGTCGCGATGTTCGCCATGCACGGGGCCATCTACCTTTACCTGAAAACCGAAGGCGAACTGCAGGAGCGGGTGCGCGGGTGGATTTGGCGAGCCTACGGCACCTTTTTGTTCCTCTACGTGCTCACGACGATCGTCACCCTTATCCAAGTGCCCAATGCGACCCGGAATTTCCGCGACTTTCCGTGGGTTTGGGCCATCGTGATTCTCACGGTGCTTGCGATCGCGAATATCCCGCGAGCAGTCTACCACGGCTATCCAGTGCGAGCATTGATTAGCTCCGGGTGCGCCATGGCAGGGCTCATTTTCCTATTCGGAATCGCGTTATTCCCCAACCTCATCATCTCGACGATTAGTCCGGAATACAACCTCACGGCCTACACGGCGGCTTCTTCGCAGAAGACACTGGGGATCATGGCAATTATGGCTGCGATTGGAATGCCTTTCGTGTTGGGTTATACCTCCATCATCTACTGGATTTTCCGGGGCAAAGTAAAACTCGACAAAATGAGTTACTAA
- a CDS encoding Serine/threonine protein kinase PrkC, regulator of stationary phase codes for MYDVDGDGRFEVVVSGVHGTVRAFELPSLRSLWKQTVGGTGLTAPAVGDFTGTGEPIIALASQQGEVVLLHGASGVPLAQYRLPRGVTVAPTVMPAETYLGRVCDALVLCDEVGDIHVLAFEQGQIVEKFLIPNNFARGSLLPQGMGRINYPASVGDVDGDSRPEIVVGTALGKVVALRPDRPNECYVWHGPQGSAISSNIVIADFFGLGRNALAFATDKGNVPIVIVDPDNPTERPMRTVVEQLGLAGPPNGHLLAADFDGDGTPDLIGASGVAVTAFRASMGMALFGPPYSANFPPFSPFGLAQLRSGRFCAVFADSGKMVHLYTPTHTQEGTRFNSSESFNSLPLVGNLTGDGRVECVFLARNKERLAYGVLEAAAASDCLPTLAFGGTFHRDGYLTTAALVQLEARTARFRELVEQKVRVAQEQYDNGNYGEALASAQDALTLLPSHPVAKSLAHKADLRVYWVRYVSIAGAIITAVALASWITARLVRRRTRLSQASRLLAMRNYLPAISLLKELLSRQPNNREVILLLAQAYVDWQHYPAESIPVLRIAHKLLPENQGITLALAHAYAEAGAEDQEALELYEIATALMESGRGAIAYRAGRILERNGKLEQALRYYRVAERDGCEEADVVERMADLYVATGTANEKCLPVLEKVAPSRTQDARFLEALCHAYAAAKQVGDKARSAASNLLALEPNSVIALRQLAKCELQAGRPEQALSFAERAYEIEPTDAENLLVLSYCYLSCERLDGRAIEVYRKALTMEPENPSLLRMIGLALAQSGVMNDEDYELLRRAVGANPIVDELWTALATAARQRGDHTLAIEALEKLVELGVESSNILCMLAEEYALIGDYSVKTIPAYEGALRVDPANSAYQRALARAYIAAKRADAPVLEFMENVFSQNPTELAIGEYLAEHYLQHQRFDDATKLARWLLQSDKENEHYQKLYARASLGANRLDEAIRHYEFLLHSHPDDREAQINLAVALAGKFRLDEQAAQHYVSALRLAPNLTQVRLLLARHYAQQGHYGSALDQLREVLRIDPKHQPRVLEEVRYYLVQAPDRPDLRWFLVDLLIEAGSLDEACEQLEELFALDPTQTRAMLQAYDRILSKDPNRFAALLQKGRILMAQGRIEEARPLLERAHQIEPRDAEVRNELESLYEHLLTKSDNIGIRFELAKLYYSEGNYDRAIAEFQKTAQDFRFENESLKMLGLCFMGKGMLEFALQEFQKLVLDNELKEILYELGQRYEAKGDFVGAKQVYRMLFTADVTFRDVKQKFEMLAGATSDPLQFERSTLITQLSERAQSRYELIEEVGRGAMGIVYRAHDHELDEIVALKILPDNLSQNPDALNRFRAEARAARRLSHPHIVRIHDIGEEKGRKYISMEYVKGTDLKRYLRQKKKLSPEEVVRLMIPVCEALDYAHSKNIVHRDIKPANIMLTDQGVPKVSDFGIAKALEATGETIAGAIIGTPLYMSPEQIQGQPVDHRADIYSLGIMMYELLNGAPPFTAGDLAYQHCRVMPPPIEGIPQELNAIVLKCLEKDREKRWSSAGELARALRATGLAGNA; via the coding sequence GGGGGCACGGGGTTGACGGCACCCGCAGTGGGAGACTTCACAGGCACGGGCGAACCGATCATTGCACTGGCCAGCCAACAGGGGGAGGTCGTCCTACTCCATGGAGCGTCGGGTGTTCCGCTCGCCCAGTATCGTCTGCCACGTGGCGTGACGGTGGCGCCCACTGTTATGCCCGCCGAAACTTATCTCGGCAGAGTCTGTGACGCCCTCGTGCTGTGCGATGAGGTGGGCGACATCCACGTGCTCGCATTCGAACAGGGACAAATAGTGGAGAAATTTCTCATTCCAAACAATTTCGCCCGCGGCAGTCTACTGCCACAAGGTATGGGGCGGATCAATTATCCTGCCTCGGTGGGTGACGTGGATGGAGATAGTCGGCCTGAGATCGTCGTGGGGACCGCATTAGGAAAGGTCGTCGCGTTGCGACCGGACCGCCCAAACGAGTGCTACGTCTGGCATGGTCCACAAGGTTCAGCAATCAGTTCCAACATCGTCATTGCAGACTTCTTCGGCTTGGGGCGCAACGCCCTCGCCTTCGCCACCGACAAAGGAAATGTACCCATTGTCATAGTAGATCCCGACAACCCAACGGAACGCCCGATGCGAACGGTGGTGGAGCAGTTGGGCTTAGCAGGCCCGCCCAATGGCCACCTACTCGCTGCGGATTTCGACGGGGACGGCACCCCAGACTTGATCGGGGCCTCTGGGGTTGCGGTGACCGCTTTTCGCGCTTCCATGGGGATGGCGCTGTTCGGTCCACCCTATTCAGCCAATTTCCCACCGTTTAGCCCGTTTGGGTTAGCCCAACTCAGAAGCGGCCGCTTCTGCGCCGTCTTCGCGGATTCGGGCAAAATGGTCCACCTCTATACCCCAACCCACACCCAAGAGGGAACGCGCTTCAATTCTTCTGAAAGTTTCAACTCGCTACCGCTCGTGGGAAATCTTACCGGCGATGGCAGGGTCGAATGCGTGTTTCTGGCGCGCAATAAAGAGCGTTTAGCTTACGGCGTGCTCGAGGCAGCAGCCGCCTCCGATTGTCTTCCGACGCTGGCGTTTGGCGGAACGTTTCATCGCGACGGCTACCTAACGACGGCGGCGTTGGTTCAACTGGAGGCCCGGACGGCTCGATTCCGCGAGCTGGTCGAACAAAAAGTTCGCGTAGCTCAAGAACAGTACGACAATGGCAATTACGGCGAAGCACTGGCCTCCGCGCAGGATGCACTTACTCTCTTACCCAGTCACCCTGTGGCAAAAAGCTTGGCCCACAAAGCGGATTTGCGCGTCTATTGGGTGCGGTATGTCAGCATTGCCGGGGCAATCATCACTGCCGTGGCTCTGGCGAGCTGGATCACGGCACGGCTTGTTCGGCGGCGCACTCGTTTGAGCCAAGCTTCCCGGTTATTAGCCATGCGCAATTATCTACCGGCAATCAGTCTCCTTAAAGAGCTGCTCTCGCGCCAGCCGAACAATCGCGAAGTGATCCTGTTGCTCGCACAGGCGTACGTAGATTGGCAGCATTATCCAGCCGAATCCATTCCAGTGTTACGAATTGCGCATAAGCTTCTGCCAGAGAATCAGGGGATCACGCTGGCCCTCGCTCACGCATACGCCGAAGCGGGTGCGGAAGACCAAGAAGCACTCGAACTCTATGAGATTGCGACCGCCTTGATGGAGAGCGGGCGCGGTGCGATTGCATATCGTGCAGGGCGAATTTTAGAGCGGAATGGAAAGCTCGAACAAGCGCTTCGCTACTACCGAGTTGCCGAACGAGATGGGTGCGAAGAAGCCGATGTGGTGGAACGCATGGCGGACCTGTATGTAGCCACTGGCACTGCCAATGAGAAGTGCTTGCCAGTGCTTGAGAAGGTTGCGCCTTCGCGCACGCAAGACGCACGCTTCCTCGAGGCCCTTTGCCATGCCTATGCGGCTGCCAAACAAGTGGGCGACAAAGCCCGCTCCGCAGCAAGCAATCTACTTGCCCTCGAACCGAACTCTGTCATTGCCCTACGTCAGCTTGCAAAATGCGAACTCCAGGCCGGGCGGCCGGAGCAAGCCCTCTCCTTTGCGGAACGAGCGTACGAGATCGAGCCAACGGACGCAGAGAATCTATTGGTTCTGAGCTACTGTTACCTGAGCTGTGAGCGGCTGGATGGCCGAGCCATCGAAGTGTACCGTAAAGCGCTCACCATGGAACCGGAAAACCCCAGTCTGCTGCGGATGATTGGTCTGGCACTGGCACAGTCGGGGGTGATGAACGACGAAGACTATGAACTTCTCCGCCGTGCAGTTGGGGCGAATCCAATTGTGGATGAGCTGTGGACAGCATTGGCAACAGCAGCCCGTCAACGTGGGGATCACACGCTCGCGATTGAGGCCCTGGAGAAGCTCGTCGAGCTGGGCGTGGAGTCGAGTAACATTCTGTGTATGTTGGCCGAAGAGTACGCACTCATTGGCGACTACTCGGTGAAGACCATCCCCGCTTACGAGGGGGCGCTTCGCGTCGACCCGGCGAACTCCGCATATCAACGGGCTCTCGCCCGGGCCTACATCGCAGCGAAACGTGCCGACGCGCCCGTGCTCGAATTCATGGAAAACGTTTTTTCGCAAAATCCTACGGAATTGGCGATCGGGGAATATCTCGCGGAGCACTATTTGCAACACCAGCGATTCGACGACGCGACAAAATTAGCCCGCTGGCTCCTTCAGAGTGATAAGGAAAACGAACACTACCAGAAGCTCTATGCCCGAGCATCGCTGGGTGCCAACCGGCTGGACGAGGCCATCCGACACTACGAATTCCTGCTCCACTCGCATCCAGACGACCGAGAAGCTCAAATCAACCTTGCTGTAGCTTTGGCGGGGAAATTCCGCCTCGACGAGCAGGCCGCGCAGCACTATGTGAGCGCCCTGAGATTAGCGCCTAACCTGACCCAGGTGCGCTTGCTTTTGGCCCGCCATTACGCGCAACAGGGGCATTACGGCTCCGCACTCGATCAACTGCGGGAAGTTCTGCGGATCGACCCGAAGCATCAGCCGCGGGTACTCGAAGAAGTCCGCTATTATCTCGTGCAAGCGCCCGACCGCCCGGATCTCAGGTGGTTTTTGGTCGATTTGCTCATTGAGGCCGGCTCGCTTGACGAAGCTTGCGAACAGTTGGAGGAACTTTTTGCGCTGGATCCGACTCAAACACGTGCAATGCTTCAAGCTTACGATCGCATTCTGAGCAAAGACCCGAACCGCTTTGCTGCCTTGCTACAAAAGGGACGCATTCTCATGGCTCAAGGCCGCATTGAGGAAGCGCGACCTTTACTGGAGCGCGCCCACCAGATCGAGCCGCGCGACGCCGAAGTGCGAAACGAACTCGAGTCGCTCTACGAGCATCTGCTCACAAAATCCGATAATATCGGCATTCGGTTCGAGCTGGCCAAACTCTACTATAGCGAAGGGAACTACGACCGGGCAATTGCCGAGTTTCAAAAAACAGCGCAGGATTTCCGTTTTGAGAACGAATCGCTAAAAATGCTCGGCCTGTGCTTCATGGGCAAGGGCATGCTGGAGTTTGCGTTGCAAGAGTTTCAGAAGCTGGTGCTCGACAACGAATTGAAGGAAATCCTCTACGAACTGGGCCAACGCTACGAAGCGAAAGGCGACTTTGTGGGTGCGAAGCAGGTGTATCGGATGCTCTTCACAGCGGATGTGACATTCCGCGACGTCAAACAGAAGTTTGAAATGCTGGCGGGAGCAACGAGTGACCCACTCCAATTCGAACGCTCCACACTGATCACGCAATTGAGCGAACGTGCACAGTCGCGCTATGAGCTCATTGAAGAAGTGGGACGTGGAGCCATGGGAATCGTGTACCGAGCCCACGACCATGAGTTGGACGAAATCGTGGCCCTTAAGATTCTGCCAGACAATCTATCCCAAAACCCTGACGCCCTCAATCGCTTCCGTGCGGAGGCACGCGCAGCACGCCGGCTGTCGCATCCACATATCGTGCGCATTCACGATATCGGGGAGGAAAAAGGGCGAAAGTACATCTCCATGGAGTATGTCAAGGGGACCGACCTGAAGCGCTACTTGCGCCAGAAAAAGAAACTCTCGCCGGAAGAAGTGGTGCGGCTCATGATCCCAGTGTGCGAGGCCCTCGACTATGCACACTCCAAGAACATTGTGCACCGCGATATCAAACCAGCGAATATCATGCTCACAGATCAGGGCGTACCGAAAGTCAGTGACTTTGGGATTGCAAAGGCTCTTGAGGCTACGGGCGAAACGATTGCGGGCGCAATTATCGGGACTCCGCTCTACATGAGCCCAGAACAGATCCAAGGACAACCTGTGGATCACCGGGCGGATATTTACTCACTCGGCATTATGATGTACGAACTGCTGAATGGCGCTCCGCCCTTTACGGCAGGGGACTTGGCCTACCAGCACTGCCGTGTCATGCCACCACCTATCGAGGGGATCCCTCAGGAACTCAACGCAATCGTGCTCAAGTGCTTGGAGAAGGATCGCGAAAAGCGCTGGTCGAGCGCAGGCGAATTGGCGCGCGCGCTGCGTGCCACGGGACTTGCGGGGAACGCCTGA